The genomic DNA GCGCTTGCCGAAGACAAGGCGCGGTCGATGCTCAAGCTGATGGAGCTTTTGGACGACCACGACGACGTGCAGAAGGTCTCGGCCAACTTCGATATCTCCGACGAAATTATGGAGGCGCTCGCCAACGAGTGAGTCCCGTCCGATGAGGGTGCTCGGCATCGATCCCGGCAGCCGCGTGGCCGGTTACGGCATCGTGGAAGAGCGGGGGGGCATCCTCGCGCCGGTGGCGTGGGGCGTGGTGAAACCGCCGCCCGCCAAAGAGCTGCACCCGCGCCTGAAATATCTTTTCGAGGCGTACGCCGAGATCATCATCGAATACCAGCCGGACGAAGTGGCGGTGGAAAACGTTTTCTTCGCCGAGAACGCCCGGTCGGCGCTGGTGCTGGGGCAGGCGCGCGCGTCGGCGTTTTTACCCGCGCTGCTGCAAAACATCCCGTTTCACGAATACACCGCATTGCAGGTGAAAAAAGCGCTGGTGGGGGCGGGTCACGCCGGGAAGGGACAGGTGGCCGCGATGGTCTGCCGCCTGTTGAACATGAAAGAGATACCGAAGCCGGAAGACGTAACCGACGCGCTGGCGGTGGCGGTCACGCACCTGCACGCCACACCGATGGGGAAAAGGCTGGCGGCGGTGAAGGATGCCGCGCCCGCCGCGCGCCGCATTAAACGGGGGGTTAGGGGA from Nitrospinota bacterium includes the following:
- the ruvC gene encoding crossover junction endodeoxyribonuclease RuvC, giving the protein MRVLGIDPGSRVAGYGIVEERGGILAPVAWGVVKPPPAKELHPRLKYLFEAYAEIIIEYQPDEVAVENVFFAENARSALVLGQARASAFLPALLQNIPFHEYTALQVKKALVGAGHAGKGQVAAMVCRLLNMKEIPKPEDVTDALAVAVTHLHATPMGKRLAAVKDAAPAARRIKRGVRG